Within Vicia villosa cultivar HV-30 ecotype Madison, WI linkage group LG1, Vvil1.0, whole genome shotgun sequence, the genomic segment TCTTATCAAAGTGAACAATAAGAGCCATAACAATTTTATGTGAGCCCTGTGTAAACGTCATCACGTTATCCATCCTTgataagtgatatcattatcaaactaCTAAGGCATACCAAGTAAAACATGACAAACATCCATGAAATCGAAGAATCAGTCAACGTCGATATGCCAATATAGAAACTCCTTCACTCTCATCATTTTGTAGAATAATGGAGTATCATCCTTCACTCGATAATCATGGTTATATCGATTCCCATGATCAACATCTCTTCCTCGTCGGCTCTTCTTTAGAACTCAAATTTTCATCAATATCAGCATGATTGTTTCCACCCCATGAAACCTAATTAGTTCCCTTCTCATGTCTCTTCATTGGTTCTCGTTGTTATTGGCGTTATTCACCTGAGTTGTTAAAGTCACCATCTATTCAGTCAAAGCAGTTAGGGCCGCGGTAAAAGCCGCAATAATTCCCTCAAGGCCTGCTCTGATCAACAGTTGATACCCCATGACATATCAACCTacaaaaaaacatgaaaaaagtTGCCCTGATACCACCTGACACTATTGGAATCACGAAGGATTAGCAAGTGCTAAATCTAGAATGAAAACACAAGTTTGTAAGCGACAAACTTGTTAGATAAAGTTTTGGAATCTACCAAAAGAGAAAACAATTGAATTTTATTATGATCAAAGATAATTTTGACGGTCACACCCAAAGgttattaaatacataaaaaaaactttaatgggcttttaatccaaaattgaaataaaatagaaaaatttttTAATGAACTTTTAatccaaaacataaataaaacagaaaataaaaaactCTAATAAACTTTTAatctaaaatagaaataaaataaaaaattatgaaaaataaattttgtatttggcctaaaacaaattcaaatggtTTAAAAGACCCCTGTGTCTTTTTGATATCCAACGTCAAACCTATACAATTTTTGCAATCAACCCAGGGGCGGAACTACAACCCAGCGAGCCTGGGCATGCGCTCGGGCTCAACCCctcctttcgttgtatactccccatttaatagtcgatttttagacaacaccagaaataaaattagtaatttttagacaaaactaaggcaaaattagtaaaaacagggtgtaaactttttggacaaaatcaagggaaatattttttagacaaaattaagggtaaaattagtagaaacaaaatgtaaaattaataaaaacaatgtGTAAAATGTTTGTCCGAACTctctaaaatttctggctccgccactaaaTCAGCCAAAAGCGTATTTTCTACTTAGAAGTGTAGACTTTTTAGTGAATGGTCAATGATATGTTTTGCATTGTGCCGCTTAATCCCATACTATTACaaagtttaaattttaaaaaagaagGGAATGCATTATATAAGTGTTATAAAAGTATTAATTCTTTAAGTGAGGAGGCCGGCTCCTTTAGGATTtttctaaacaaaattaaaattaggtAGTAGATACATTACATGAGTGTGACATatacttttcaaaacaaattgAATGCCGTTTGTTTGTTTACCATCTATTGGTTTCTTCCGTACCCTATGTGTGTGATTGTTCACTCCTATACCAAAATTCTGTCCATATTTTATTGGTATACTGACTCGGATCCGACTCATTACATTTGAGTTATGATGAAATTGAAGACCGAGTCGGATCTTATAAACACGTAGTAGTAAAACTAAAAGGAATAACGTAAACTCGTGACCAACAGAACTgcatttgaaaagaagaaaaaaaaagtgatgcTTTGCTCGAATATCTATACGCAACCTCCATGATTGTTCATGATACATtaggcaaaaaaataataaaagataaaCATTACTATGAAacacaaaagaaagaaaggaaagagcGCAGTGGGTAATGTTATGTATTTTATAAACAATGAAAAAGCAGTTTGATTGAGAAAAAGTAAAAGAAGCCAAATATTGGTGGGCCTTGTGGAAGGAATTCTATGTAATGTATTGTATGATGGAATCTAAAGACCCCTCGTGCAGTGCAAAATAACTTTCAGTGCACGAGTGCTTAGCTGGTTGCAATTGTCCTACTCTatcattttttattcttttctttctctttttcaatCAATTAGTTCAGTTGATAGTTGTGCATGAACATCTGATTGTCGACGATGTGCAGATGATTTGAAATCAGGACAATTATAAGAACACGAGGACAAAATGAAAGGGTGTTTTACTTGAGTGGCAAATAGACATAAAGAAAATTGTGGTACGAATAATCTAAATGGGCCATGAGAAAAATTGTTCTGCTTCTAATGCAACAAAAAATATCCCTAGGGTGTCACTTATGTCTAAAGTGATGAAAATAAACAGGCACATTGATTGCAAGTGTTTTTAAAGTAAACCTTGTGTTGTGTCGTGTCACATCTTCATTCTTGTTCATGCTTttacttttcattttaaaaaaaattcttgttGTTATCTTATTGATTACTTGCTTCTTCAAGTTGATCTAGGGTtgttcttttaattttaaaaattgcacaTATATAGTTGAAGACAACCAACTTGATTAGAGATATTTAATTTAAGACAATTTGTTCAATCGGTCACTATGCAGAAACATCATATGCAGATGCAGATGTGCAAGTTTGAACTCGCGACATCCCATTTATTCATCCGAGACACGCGATATCTCACTTGTATAtgccaatttttatttattattgccaCTCTAAAATGATATTAGTGCTATTAATTTACAAATGTATTATTTAGAAATTAGCTTTACTTGTAAGACAAAAACATCATTAGCCAACTTGTTCTATTTCAGacatcagaagaaaaaaaaatatttatgtatgATCAATTATTTTTAGGCCATATCTTTTGATTTTATATGTAATTATCTGCAAGATGTCGACATATTATTCGCCTCAAAccatacattaaaaaaaaaaaaaacagaaataagAATCTGATATGAGTGAAGATTAATATCTGGATACATTAAATGATATGGAATATTATATGTCAACTTTTACTATACACAATTATTATGCATGACAGATGTTTATGATTTCTCTCTAGCTTCCCTAAAATGTGgtatatttaatttagtttaattaaattaaatttccacAGATCTAAGCAATCATAGTCTCTCCACATGTGAGTAAGATTGGAAAAACAAATATCAGCTGGAAGATTCAGTGATGCTTTGTAAAGAGGGTTGCCATGTTCTTGACTTATTATGATTTCCACCATTGCTTGATCCTTTTGTCCTTGACTCGTGTCTCTCAGATTTCTTTTCCTGAAAATTtattcataaaattataattaattaatctcAAAACCGACTAATTCAAAAAAATCAATCCAACCTATTTAAAATCGGAACAAAATTTTGGATGGACTACCcgataaaaatattattagtatCTAACAGAATTCGAATCTGAAGccttaaaaaaaacaaactctCACGACTCAAACTTTCACCGAAATCGACTTAGGTTATTTATAGAAGATTTAACAAATGATAAACTACTTGAAATTGGAAATAGaaacagtaaaaataaaataaaataaaatcttggTTTCTACCTTATTGTTTTCAGGTTGAGACCTTTCAGCTTCTTTGTCAATTCTTTCCTTAATTTGATTTGACTTTTGAGCTGATTCTGATGAGTTTCTCTTCATTTTTGCTTGTTTCTTTGCCCACATACCCTTTGTAACCTCTGAAACCAAAAACAACTTAAGActcagatttcaaacaaaaactttataagggaaaaaaacaaaaacaaagaagcaAAAGAAAAAGGTGAATGAACCTTGAGTTGAGATGAGTCTATAAACTTGACCAAGCATAAGTGTGTCTGTTGGTTTAAGAAGCTTGATACGTGTAATACGAACAGGATtagtattgttgttgttgattttgttgttgtcacTTTTATTTGAACAATTTTCTCTATCTTTTGATGTGCATAATGTTGTGGAGATAAGAAGAGCAACATAGTGATCAGGGTGTGTTTTCATGACTTCACTAGCAGATATTGgccaatataattttttttcttcaccaTTTGGTTGTTGTATTACAAGAGTTGCTGTATCAATAGCTTGACAATTTCCCAtgaactctttctctttcttctctctctctcaaagtatAAGATGAGGATGGATAGGAAAGAAGATGCAGTGGAATGTAAAAGAAGTACTTTACTAGAATATTTATAGCAGCCACTCACTTCAACACCACAAGTTTACAAAGGGTCAAACAAAGTGATatgcatatatataaaaaaaaacatattctaGATGCTATGTTATGCTATGTAGCATATATGATATAATAATTGTGCACATGGTGGCCTATAAATACTTGTAAATAAGGTTTTGGTATAGGCCTATATTTCATAtgtacattaaaaaaaaacaatggtACAGATAGTGATTCCATGAAGTGGTTTAGGtctcttcattttttaattataccatttttaattctttttctcaataaaatcaatattttaattgtttcactAAAATAACCATGTCAAGTTGCATTGTTACTAAAAATATCCGCTATAATTGTCCATTTAAAAGATTGAGAATTTTTTATAATAGGATAAAATGAGTAACAAAGTTTTTCCGAAGATACTTTAGAGACGGAGATGAAGAACATAATTCTTTTAAAAATACTTTGAAGATGGGACGATAAATATATCTCTACTCTGTACTTTTCGTCTTGCCTAAAATACaattacataattaattaatgtataattttaaatttatataaaaatttatttgttattttatataatttattttataaaaaaatttaaaaatatatgtaatgttaactaaaaaaaagatttaaatgattatttaaaaaaaattaaatttgtaatTTTAATAGTCGTGACTCTTattaacatatattaaaaattatctaaatgatatatttatcataaaaggttaatttcttaattttttttttgattaatttggttataaataatatattgttTTTACTATTACGAGTCTTTGTAGGAACCATGAGAATCTGCAGAGATTGTGATGAGGAATTTTTTTCTTCTGTAATAGAGATTAAAAAACATAGATGAAAAATAGATTtgaaaatagaaatgagaattagTATTCTTGTTCTCCGCCTTGTCCTATTGACATCTCTCTCTAGCATTTAATTATTGAGAGGCAAATTCAAATATGTCGTCTTTCCACTTTTCAGTAGAGGTGTCAATTTATGGGGTCAATTAATTTGAGCCCCAGCCCCATAATAATGGGGCCTTAAAAAAGTTCAAAAATAATAGGCCCATAAACACCTAGGACCCAAACTTAAAAGGCCCCAAAATTTAAAAGAGGGCCATTAGGCCCCAAatcaaataaaactaaaattttaatttaaaaaattaaataataaaaaattcaaaaaataataacttttaaacaaaataaatatattaaaaattataaataaataaaaagttttttaaaaaagtttttttaaaaaaattaaaaaattgcgttataaagaaattctaaaattaaaaaaaaaaaacaactttttagaaaaaactaaaaaagttttttcaacaaaaaaaattaaaaaattcgtttaaaaaaaattctaaaaataatgTATGGTATATCAAATCCACTTATGTTAGCACATCCACATTTTCTTTAGTTTTGTTTGTTACTTTCTTGTTTGATAGCACATCCACATTTTCTTTAGTTTTGTTTGTTACTTTCTTGTTTGATGAAGTTTTCTTAATAATGTACGGTATATAGTCATAGTGCTTAACTTAATATATATGTAAATATGTAAATTCTTTTGGTTGAAGTTATGCCACTGCTTCAAATATTATAGCGAGATTCACAAATTGCATATCTGTGTAGGATCTAAATTCACAAATTGGGCTTAAAATGGATTCAAAATAATGTTTGGGGTTCTACCATATTTGACTCAATATTAATAGATTTAGGAACTTTGTTTAGAGATAAAGGATTAGTTTGTAAAACATAGATTTGTTACGTTAATCCTACTTTACAAATTACAAGAGTAATAATCCATATTGGAACTAGaaatgaaatttttgaaacaaaataaggcccctcaatagggcccaaaaataacacattaattaaggggcctaaaattatggggcctaaAAAATTTCTCATTAACAAAGGGCTTAATAAAGTAAGGCTTTAGTGGAGCTAAAAAATTGGCGCTTTGAAAAATTAGGCTTATTTGACAACTCTACTTTTCAGTAGTGAAATTTTGacgataaaaattaaaaacattatataaaaaaattattagtactttggaatattttaaaaaattattagtacTTTAAATGGAATATTCTTTTTTTACTGTTATCAACTTAAGTGTTTGAGTATCATTGCTCTTATCATTCTACTTGATTAATCTATGTCTATAGTTGAGAATCCATAATACTAAAGAAATGTATTGGTGGAAAGTAACATTTTGGAGGACAAAAAGATGGCATGGTAGCATTGGCTCAAAAAGTGAGTTGCGCCAATTTAGACCAAGACAGggataaaatgaaaagaaaataaaaaatgaaagtgTTATGAAACAAGGGTGAACGTGGGAGACAGTGATTGGAGCGATGGCGGAAACAAAGGGGACCTTGGCAGCTGAGTTGATGTAATGTGCATCTGTAAGGCGTTACATTCTGTGGTGGTGATTAAAGTGAAATGTCACTATTCAAAAGGTAATTGTAATTCTTCTTCTAGTTACCAAGACTTGGTTTATATGGGAATTTTTACATCTTCaaaataatacaattattttattatcaaaatttGATTAATACAAAGAGATAAATGGTGTATTTTTACACCATTGAGGAATAATTTAGCATATAATTATGACCACCTAATTAActcttttcttttaatactctCCCACAAGTTAGACGATGCACTGAAACAAGTTAAAACTTGTCGAGGAAAGCTGAAAAAATTGATTTAGGAAGAGTTTTTGTCAGAACATTAGCTATCTGAGTAAAAGgtggaattaaaaataatttgatgaGACATGTTCTCATTTTTTCTTTGATGATATGACAGTTTGTTTCGGTGTGTTTGAAGCACTCGTGAAAAGTGCGATTGTGGGCCAAGTATACTGCAAATCTGTTGTTAGAGTAGATTGAAGTTGGCTTGGAGAATTTGGTGTGCATGTCATTAAAAAGATTCCATTTAACTGCATAGGTGAGGCTTGCAAGGGCTCGATATTCAACCTTTGAAATTGAGCAAAAAATGATTGATAGCTTTTTGGACTTTCAAGAGAAGAGTGACTTTCCAAGGAATATGGAAAAACCTGTGACGGATCTCCAAGTGGTGGGGCATGTGGCCTAATCGCTGTCTGCAAAGTCACAAAGAGTTAAGTTAGAATAAGAGCGATACAACAAACCCTGAGTATGGCTTGTTTTTAAATATTGTAAAATACGATTTGCATCTTGAAAATTATTGACAGTAGATTACTAATAAAATTGATCGAGTTGTTGGACTCCCAAGGAAATGATAGTGAGAGTTGTggttttgtaaataagtttaccAATTAGTTAACAAAATATGGTAGAATCATGATAAAGAGCAGAGTCAGTTGAGTGAAGTTTAAGAGAAGGATCATAGGGAGTTGAAGAAGGTTTTGCTGCCAACATACGTGTGTTACTTAGTAATTCAAGAGTGTAATTTTGTTGGTTTAGAAGAATATCATATGAAGATGTATCCACTTCAAGGCTAAGAAAACATCTGAGAGGCCATAAGTCCTTGATACAAAATTTGTTGAGAAAAATAGCTTTAACATGCTAAATTCCAGTGATGTTATTTTTTGTTAAAACTAAATCATCTACATACACTAGTAGCAATAAATTGATTATCACGagattttataaataaagaaTAATCAACGTTGGAATGAGTATCGCCAAGAGGGATTATAAAATCAGATAATTTAAAGTATTATTGTCTTTTAGCCTATTTAATGCCATAAAGAGATTTATTGAATTCGTAGACTTTGTTGGTGGGGGATAATTGAGGAAGTTTATATCCTTTTGGTATGTTCATTCAAACTTCTTCATTTAAATCCTCGTGAAGAAAGACATTATTGACACTCAATTGTTACAGATTCCAATTTTAAGTAGAAATTAGGAAAAGAAGAGTTCTTGCATTGATTAATTTAGCTACAGGGGGAAAGTATCAAAGTAGTCCACACCCTCAAGCTGAGTGTAACTCTTTGCAACCAGTCTAGCTTTGTACATTTCAATACCATCATCAAGGTATTTTATTGTGTAAACCAATTTATTCAGGTTCGGTTGAATGTTGGCCTACTCCTGTTCCCAAGAGATCTTCTTAAAATTTTGATTATAAACTTTGAGATTTTACAAGTTATGTCCACGAACCTAATACAACTTGTTCCGTCTTGGAACCATAATTGGATAAAGCTAGTGAACCGAGGATCTTGAAACGGCGATGATGATATCCAATACGGAAGTGTGGGGTTGATCTACCAAGGTTAACACTCCAACTCTCAAATCAGTTCAAGACTCAAGATAAGTGTAGTGAAAAGTGGAGATCATAGAAAGTACCTTGCTTTTTGTTAGAGACTAATTTGTTGATATAATTGTTCATAATTTTGTGGTCTTTTGCAACTTATTATATAGTTTACTAGTGTTTAAGCATTCaattcatgtaaataaataaattataagctTATgtttgtgtatgtgtgtgtgtgtgtgtgtctatatatatatatatatatatatatatatatatatatattgatttatTCACTTTTCTTATGCATTTTGTAGATTTTTTAAGCTTATGGCAAGTTTTGGGACTTTAGAAATGCAAGAAGAATTCTTGGAAGGAGTCAAGAAGTCCAAATTAGCAAGAAAATTTCATCAAGCCCGCTAAGCGAGGGTTGTAGCGCGCTGCCACTTTTATTACAAAGCAGAGAGCTATGTTTTTTAGCGCACTTAGCACGGTTCCTGTAGTGGAGCCAAATATTTTtgctagcccgcttagcgcggtcagcAGGCTAAGCGGGCTTCAACTTTTTGGCACTTAGTTTTTGAGCACTTGAGATATTTTGTGGACCTTATCTTCTACTTTTACCAACTTTCTTCAATTACAACATTCTAGGGCActaaaaagggagaagaaaaaAATGTCTTTGAAGAATTCCATCAAGATTTCAAGCATCTATATTCATCTTTGATTATTGATGCTAGTGAAGCTTACTTTGTTTCTTGTTGTTGAAGCTACCATGAATATGGATAGCTAAATATCTTTTGtatcaagattagaggtagttagcttgcagattatgtatttcttttaaacttttgtgtatgaacttggttgatgattaatatatggtatcttgttgtttatgttttatttgttgatttgaatcactattgagagatatgtttcaaaccatgacctaaaagatattcatttatcaataaacaaactctagagattgatttttgagttgataatcacttgtatctaGTTTTAaggattatcatgttgattgttggcatgagagatcatctagtGGTGAATATGATAATACTCACGACATGGCTTCAGAGATAAACGGTATTGAAAGGATACAtgattatattaataattaataagttCATACACTTGGTTAATTGAATATATATGAAACAAGTTAACGAAACCTAATCTTgacatgtttttctcaaaccgTTCAAAACTCTATTTTTACCGTCTTTAACTaattttcatacattcattactttccattaccaaaaaatttccaaaaccTTACTCAAAACATTATTAACTGCAGAACAGcggtaatatcgcatcaatccctgtggaaaaaataaagtaaatacttacctTGTAAAAGTGTTTTCAACAAAATGGCACAGTTGTCGAGGATTGGCGTATAAGATAttacaagcattgcaatagtgttttgttttgagagtTACTTGTATTACTATTAAACTTTTATTCCTAGTTTTTGCTCACTTgtttggttagtgtttcagcttTTTGTTTATGCGAGGAAGTGTACCTgtagatcaactccttttttatcctgagattgaaaggactACTCGTAGACTTAATAGCAAAACCAGAAGGAGAAGACAACTAGCCAAGgaaaggagactaagagaagAAAACTGCTACTTCTTCAACACCTCAAAgaattgaagaagttatggctgaACCAGTTCCCCCTCTGAGAGGTTCGTGTACTAATAGTCCTAGGAGGAATGCTCAGTTTTCTTGTAATGATAAAAATGCAAGACATTTCGAGATGAAGACCTACATACTTCAAGTTTTGTATGCAAGTCCTTTCATCAGTCTTGATCTTGACGATCCATACAACCATCTTACAAAGTTCTATGAAATTGTTCGTGCAATTGGAGCTTCCGAAGAGGAGGAAAAGCAAGTGTTCAAAAgattatttcctcattctttgattGGGAAGGCTAAGGATTggtaacttgatcaagtgttatACTGTAATGCCTTTTTTGTGAATAGAGTTTCTTTCTCAACAAGTTTGTTGTAActgtttttctctctcttcttccatCTTCACCTTGTTCATCTTGTTTTGCTGTGCACCAACAATTAGTATCTAATGCTCGATTCGGATCCACGGGAAGAGAAACACGAGTGTACGTAAGGTGTGTGTGATTGATTTCTTTGTTCATGAATTCACGTTGAATTCACGATCGAAACTGTAGTGAAATCACATTTCTTGATTTTGAGGGATTGGGAAACACGAGTGTTTGGTGAGATCTAAGTGATTTCTTGCACAACAACAAAAATGAATGGTGGAAATAGTGGTTTGAATACGAAACTTTCAGTGTTTGATGGAAAGAACTGGAATCGGTGGATGATTGAGAAGCGTGTGTTGTTTGGTGCTCCAAATGTGCTTGATCTCGTCTATGACGGTTACATGTTGGTTGTTGCGGATAGAACAAAAGCGTAAAGAAACGGTAAAGGCTGCATGGGACACACTGGTACGGTGCTATAGCGGTAACGcatcaatgaagaagatgaagcttcaGAGTTTATGTAAGCAGttcgagaatctcaacatgaagaacaatgataAGGTACCATATTACATCTCTAGAGTAATTCTGATCACAAATGAGATGAAatcttgtggagaaactctttttGAACAAGTAATCATTGAGAAGGTATTGATATCTCTCACTCCTTAATTTAATTACATTGTTGTAGCAATTGAACATTCTAAGGATCTGAGCATCATGGGAATTCAAGAGCTGCAAAGCAGTCTAGAAGCACAAGATTTGTGTTTAGTTGAGAGAACCTTTAAGAGAGAGGTAGGGCAGGCTTTGAAGGCGTCTTCTTGTAAAAAGATTCAAGATCCTTCTTCGTTAGAAGCCAAGAAGAGACATGGTGGTTCTCAGATGTTAGAAGCGTCTAACTCTAATGAGAAGAAACATCAGAAGGGAAGGGAGAAGcttgataagaagaagattcaATGTtattgttgtaataattttggcCATTATGCTTCTGAGTGTTGGTCAAAAAAAGGAAAGAAGTatgaagaagcaaatatagccagagaGTATAATGATGAACCTCTGATATTGATGGCTTCTGACTCTGATAATAGTGAATTGTtagaatggtggtatatggatATTGGACGATCAAATCACATGACTAGAAATAAACAATGGTTGATAGATTTTGACTCCAGAAAGATAATAAAGGTTAAATGTGTTGATGATAAGTTCGTTAATGCT encodes:
- the LOC131635923 gene encoding uncharacterized protein LOC131635923, whose translation is MGNCQAIDTATLVIQQPNGEEKKLYWPISASEVMKTHPDHYVALLISTTLCTSKDRENCSNKSDNNKINNNNTNPVRITRIKLLKPTDTLMLGQVYRLISTQEVTKGMWAKKQAKMKRNSSESAQKSNQIKERIDKEAERSQPENNKEKKSERHESRTKGSSNGGNHNKSRTWQPSLQSITESSS
- the LOC131623675 gene encoding uncharacterized protein LOC131623675, translated to MNGGNSGLNTKLSVFDGKNWNRWMIEKRVLFGAPNVLDLVYDAIEHSKDLSIMGIQELQSSLEAQDLCLVERTFKREVGQALKASSCKKIQDPSSLEAKKRHGGSQMLEASNSNEKKHQKGREKLDKKKIQCYCCNNFGHYASECWSKKGKKYEEANIAREYNDEPLILMASDSDNSELLEWWYMDIGRSNHMTRNKQWLIDFDSRKIIKVKCVDDKFVNAKGMRNVGIKVKNDKTILVKDVWYVPGMKRNLMSVG